From one Paludisphaera rhizosphaerae genomic stretch:
- a CDS encoding rhomboid family intramembrane serine protease has product MTPEDALPQEPDETPPAFDDDEAPAVDDDGEILDLSEDMLHRERIDLEAGMSPMPPATILIILACALIFGRQIQIGGLDNVQRVVETGAMQRDAVLKGEFWRLVSSGFMHASGDHLFGNMAMLFILGMACEHAFGRRSYLFLYTACCVTGSLLTMMTPTPTVGASGAIFGLAGAIIALAWAHRDKIEIRDRRVGVVLGIWSVYTLTLGLLSQVVSNSCHLGGLLGGFVLGAILPPAILVDRLEHERSTIGRLEWITALTVLISTAVYFLPRLR; this is encoded by the coding sequence ATGACGCCCGAAGACGCCCTCCCGCAGGAGCCGGACGAGACGCCCCCCGCCTTCGACGACGACGAGGCCCCCGCGGTCGACGACGATGGGGAGATCCTCGACCTCAGCGAGGACATGCTCCATCGCGAGAGGATCGACCTGGAGGCCGGCATGAGCCCCATGCCGCCGGCGACGATCCTGATCATCCTGGCCTGCGCGCTGATCTTCGGGAGGCAGATCCAGATCGGGGGCCTGGACAACGTCCAGCGCGTCGTCGAGACCGGGGCCATGCAGCGCGACGCCGTCCTGAAGGGCGAGTTCTGGCGGCTGGTCTCCTCCGGGTTCATGCACGCGAGCGGCGACCACCTCTTCGGCAACATGGCGATGCTGTTCATCCTGGGGATGGCCTGCGAGCACGCCTTCGGCCGACGGTCCTACCTGTTCCTCTACACGGCCTGCTGCGTGACCGGGTCCCTGCTCACGATGATGACGCCCACGCCCACCGTGGGAGCCTCCGGCGCGATCTTCGGCCTGGCGGGAGCGATCATCGCTCTGGCCTGGGCGCATCGCGACAAGATCGAGATCCGCGACCGCCGGGTCGGCGTGGTGCTGGGGATCTGGTCGGTCTACACTCTGACGCTCGGGCTTCTCAGCCAGGTCGTCTCGAACTCCTGCCACCTCGGCGGCCTGCTGGGGGGGTTCGTCCTGGGCGCGATCCTGCCGCCGGCGATCCTCGTGGATCGTCTCGAGCACGAGCGGTCGACGATCGGCCGCCTCGAGTGGATCACGGCCCTGACCGTCCTCATCTCGACCGCTGTCTACTTTCTGCCGCGACTTCGTTGA
- a CDS encoding NTP transferase domain-containing protein, whose product MTVAAIIPAAGESRRMGRAKLLIEFGGRPLIARVVNALREGGAGPIVVVTPPFEAPEGPPIAEAAAQVGARVLTPERRPGDMRESVELALAALNELRDKAPGGVLLAPADSPRLKAATVGRLIDAWLGRPESIFIPTFGGRRGHPIVLPWRIAISIPNLPGGVGVNALISEHAADVQEIPFDDDAVLVDLDTPDDLDRLRRTRSVRLFAIARQLAGVPEVVVELPESATVVDLRRALIQQHPALAGIAERVRIAVGDEYAGDDAVIPADVPLALIPPVSGG is encoded by the coding sequence GTGACAGTAGCAGCGATCATCCCCGCGGCCGGCGAGAGTCGCCGCATGGGCCGGGCGAAGCTTCTGATCGAGTTCGGAGGGCGACCCCTCATCGCTCGCGTCGTCAACGCCTTGCGCGAAGGAGGAGCGGGGCCGATCGTGGTCGTCACGCCGCCGTTCGAGGCCCCCGAAGGGCCGCCGATCGCCGAGGCTGCGGCACAAGTCGGCGCGAGGGTGCTGACGCCCGAGAGGCGTCCTGGCGACATGCGCGAGTCGGTCGAGTTGGCACTGGCCGCCCTGAATGAACTCCGGGACAAGGCCCCCGGAGGGGTGCTCCTCGCGCCGGCCGATAGTCCGAGGCTCAAGGCGGCGACGGTCGGGCGGCTCATCGACGCCTGGCTAGGCCGTCCGGAATCCATCTTCATCCCCACGTTCGGCGGTCGACGCGGGCATCCGATCGTCCTCCCATGGCGAATCGCGATCTCGATCCCGAACCTCCCCGGCGGGGTCGGCGTCAACGCCCTGATCTCAGAGCACGCCGCCGACGTTCAGGAGATCCCGTTCGACGACGATGCGGTTCTCGTCGATCTGGATACCCCCGACGACCTGGACCGCCTTCGCCGGACGAGATCGGTTCGACTCTTCGCGATCGCCCGCCAACTGGCCGGAGTTCCGGAAGTCGTCGTCGAGTTGCCGGAGTCGGCGACGGTCGTCGACCTGCGCCGGGCGCTGATTCAGCAGCATCCCGCCCTGGCGGGGATCGCGGAGCGGGTGCGGATCGCGGTCGGCGATGAGTATGCTGGAGACGACGCCGTCATTCCAGCCGACGTTCCGCTGGCCCTGATCCCCCCCGTCAGCGGCGGCTAG
- a CDS encoding molybdenum cofactor biosynthesis protein MoaE translates to MVEITKLPLDCARITESVRHPNAGAVCTFLGTVREMTGDLRTVHLEYEAYPEMAAKKLAELEAEARRKWPVIGLALSHRVGRLELGDVSVVVAVSCPHRGDAFEACRWLIDTLKEVVPIWKREKWDDGREEWIHPGMS, encoded by the coding sequence GTGGTTGAGATCACCAAATTGCCGTTGGACTGCGCCAGGATCACCGAGAGCGTCCGGCACCCCAACGCCGGGGCCGTCTGCACCTTTCTGGGAACCGTTCGCGAGATGACGGGAGACCTTCGTACGGTTCATCTCGAGTACGAGGCGTATCCCGAGATGGCTGCGAAGAAGCTCGCCGAATTGGAAGCTGAGGCCCGCCGTAAATGGCCGGTGATCGGTCTGGCCCTTTCGCATCGGGTCGGGCGACTGGAGTTGGGGGACGTCAGCGTGGTCGTCGCCGTGAGCTGCCCCCATCGGGGGGACGCCTTTGAGGCATGTCGTTGGCTCATCGACACGCTCAAGGAAGTCGTCCCCATCTGGAAGCGGGAAAAATGGGACGACGGTCGCGAGGAATGGATCCATCCCGGAATGAGCTGA
- the moaA gene encoding GTP 3',8-cyclase MoaA: MSLKPRLIDSFGRVHNNLRVSVTDRCNLRCVYCMPEQVEFMPRERLLSFEEIARFVAVVAPLGVDKIRLTGGEPLLRKDLDVLVRMLVAIEGVSDVGMTTNGMLLAPIAGRLREAGLERLNISLDTLDSVRFERLARRRGLDDAIAGVHAAKREGFDPIKLNAVVIRGFNEDDVAPLARFARELGVEMRFIEYMPLDAGHLWEREKVFYAQEILDVIAREVAPLAPAADQDPRAPALAYDYLDGGGRVGLISSVSRPFCGSCNRLRLTSDGKLRNCLFALEETDVREMLRSEAPEEAVAQAVAASVAAKWEGHEINTARFIQPDRPMYSIGG; this comes from the coding sequence ATGAGCTTGAAGCCCCGCCTGATCGATTCCTTCGGTCGCGTGCACAACAACCTGCGCGTCAGCGTGACCGACCGCTGCAACCTGCGGTGCGTCTACTGCATGCCGGAGCAGGTCGAGTTCATGCCGCGGGAACGACTCCTGAGCTTCGAGGAAATCGCTCGCTTCGTCGCGGTCGTCGCCCCGCTGGGCGTTGACAAGATCCGGCTCACGGGGGGCGAACCCCTGCTGAGGAAGGATCTGGACGTCCTGGTCCGGATGCTGGTCGCGATCGAGGGCGTCTCCGACGTCGGCATGACGACCAACGGCATGCTCCTGGCGCCAATCGCCGGAAGGCTCCGGGAAGCCGGGCTGGAGCGTCTCAACATCAGCCTGGACACCCTCGATTCCGTCCGCTTCGAGCGACTCGCGCGCCGGCGCGGCCTGGACGACGCCATCGCCGGCGTTCACGCCGCCAAACGCGAGGGGTTCGACCCGATCAAGCTGAACGCCGTCGTGATCCGCGGCTTCAACGAGGACGACGTCGCGCCGCTCGCCCGGTTCGCCCGCGAGCTTGGCGTGGAGATGCGATTCATCGAGTACATGCCGCTGGACGCAGGCCACCTCTGGGAGCGTGAGAAGGTCTTCTACGCTCAGGAGATCCTCGACGTCATCGCTCGCGAGGTCGCTCCGCTCGCCCCGGCCGCCGATCAGGACCCCCGCGCGCCGGCCCTGGCGTACGACTATCTCGACGGCGGCGGTCGAGTCGGCCTGATCTCGTCGGTGAGCCGTCCCTTCTGCGGGAGCTGCAACCGGCTCCGGCTGACCTCCGACGGCAAGCTTCGCAACTGCCTGTTCGCGCTGGAGGAGACGGACGTCCGGGAGATGCTCCGCTCAGAGGCGCCCGAGGAGGCTGTCGCGCAGGCCGTCGCCGCCTCGGTCGCCGCCAAGTGGGAAGGGCACGAGATCAACACGGCCCGCTTCATCCAGCCTGACCGACCGATGTACTCGATCGGCGGCTAG
- a CDS encoding amidohydrolase family protein, producing the protein MQSTRREFLAGAAAVATAALASGASAPLPLVDSHVHIWDLEKIRLPWLKNNTTLNHNARWAEYREAAAGLDVVKAVYLEVDVAPADHPLEAKLAIDLCRDPGNAITGAVIGGRPADEGFAAYIEPLSKDPAVKGLRQVLHGSTPAGYCLQDAFVRGIQKLGELGLSFDLCMRHADLADGAKLIQAAPGTPFVLDHCGNPPVFGDLTTWKRDIDRIAAFPNVVGKVSGIVSQAKDRPWKPDDLAPVVRHMLEAFGPDRVLFGGDWPVCTIGAPLKDWVNALTQIVADLPEDRRRKLFHDNAIRAYRLS; encoded by the coding sequence ATGCAGAGCACTCGTCGCGAGTTCCTCGCCGGCGCAGCAGCCGTCGCAACCGCCGCCCTGGCCTCGGGGGCTTCAGCCCCCCTGCCCCTCGTCGACTCGCACGTCCACATCTGGGACCTGGAAAAGATCCGACTCCCCTGGCTCAAGAACAACACCACACTCAACCACAACGCGCGTTGGGCCGAGTATCGAGAAGCCGCCGCGGGTCTCGACGTCGTCAAAGCCGTCTACCTTGAGGTCGACGTGGCCCCGGCCGATCATCCTCTGGAAGCCAAGCTGGCGATCGATCTCTGCCGAGATCCGGGGAACGCCATCACCGGCGCGGTGATCGGAGGACGGCCGGCTGACGAGGGCTTCGCCGCCTACATCGAACCCCTGTCGAAAGATCCGGCCGTCAAGGGTCTGCGCCAGGTGCTGCACGGGTCGACCCCGGCCGGCTACTGCCTTCAGGACGCCTTCGTCCGAGGAATCCAGAAGCTGGGCGAACTGGGCCTGAGCTTCGATCTCTGCATGAGGCACGCCGACCTTGCCGACGGGGCCAAATTGATCCAGGCCGCGCCGGGGACGCCGTTCGTCCTGGACCATTGCGGCAATCCGCCGGTTTTCGGCGACCTCACGACCTGGAAGCGCGATATCGACCGCATCGCTGCTTTCCCGAACGTGGTGGGCAAGGTGTCCGGGATCGTCTCTCAGGCCAAGGATCGGCCCTGGAAGCCGGACGACCTGGCCCCCGTCGTCCGCCACATGCTGGAGGCCTTCGGACCCGACCGCGTCCTCTTCGGCGGCGACTGGCCCGTCTGCACGATTGGCGCACCGCTCAAGGACTGGGTGAACGCCCTCACCCAGATCGTCGCCGACCTTCCCGAAGACCGCCGGCGGAAGCTGTTCCACGACAACGCGATTCGGGCCTACCGGCTCTCTTGA
- the menC gene encoding o-succinylbenzoate synthase: MFTSTSPIERVVVTRIQIPLKSSWPEAMVEAGVKEAVLVTLESAGGLAHGESSPAPSQPHLVDSSWNELTNVVAPKLLGASVDCTERIGEIAGSWGVGPIATAGAETALWDLLGQEHRVTVAQLLGADETQISMGVESGLALGLYPSVVDLLGAVEAHLAEGYRRVKLRISPGRDLEFVKAVRRHFEDVELMVDCGGEYSPADAELFRELDELDLLMIEQPFATEALAEMADLQKSLTTPICLDESADTPERTAEAIRLGACRIVNLKVQRTGGLGAARAMHDLCFQHGVACWVGSTAEFGLGQTFNVHLGTLANCKYPSDVQPSARWFVDDYAAPPFEMSSPGVFTVPARPGVGVQVDPQKIRRYQVDRREFTRTTTA, translated from the coding sequence GTGTTCACATCCACCAGCCCGATCGAACGCGTCGTCGTGACGCGGATCCAGATTCCGCTGAAGTCGTCCTGGCCTGAAGCGATGGTCGAGGCGGGTGTGAAGGAAGCCGTCCTGGTGACGCTGGAGTCCGCCGGAGGCCTTGCCCATGGCGAGAGCTCTCCCGCCCCGAGCCAGCCCCATCTGGTCGACTCCTCCTGGAACGAGTTGACGAACGTCGTGGCTCCTAAGCTTCTCGGCGCGTCGGTGGATTGCACCGAACGGATCGGCGAAATCGCCGGCTCCTGGGGGGTCGGGCCGATCGCGACGGCGGGCGCGGAAACCGCCCTCTGGGATCTCCTGGGGCAGGAGCACCGAGTCACCGTCGCCCAGCTCCTGGGCGCGGACGAAACCCAGATCAGCATGGGGGTTGAGTCCGGGCTGGCGCTGGGACTCTATCCCTCGGTCGTTGATCTGCTGGGGGCCGTCGAGGCCCATCTCGCGGAGGGATACCGCCGGGTGAAGCTGCGCATCTCCCCCGGCCGCGACCTGGAGTTCGTCAAGGCGGTCCGACGGCACTTCGAGGATGTCGAGCTGATGGTCGACTGCGGGGGAGAATACTCCCCGGCCGACGCCGAACTCTTTCGTGAGCTTGACGAGCTTGACCTGCTCATGATCGAACAGCCGTTCGCGACCGAGGCGCTCGCCGAGATGGCGGACCTCCAGAAGTCGCTGACCACGCCGATCTGCCTCGACGAATCGGCGGACACCCCGGAACGGACGGCTGAGGCGATTCGGCTCGGGGCCTGCAGGATCGTCAACCTGAAGGTCCAGCGCACCGGCGGACTTGGCGCCGCCAGGGCGATGCACGACCTCTGCTTCCAGCACGGCGTGGCCTGCTGGGTCGGCTCGACGGCTGAGTTCGGACTCGGCCAGACGTTCAACGTCCATCTGGGGACGCTGGCCAACTGCAAGTATCCGTCCGACGTGCAACCCAGCGCCCGCTGGTTCGTCGACGACTACGCGGCGCCGCCGTTCGAGATGTCGTCTCCCGGCGTCTTCACGGTCCCCGCCCGACCCGGCGTCGGCGTGCAGGTGGATCCACAGAAAATCCGCCGCTATCAGGTCGACCGCCGCGAATTCACCCGTACGACAACCGCTTGA
- a CDS encoding YkgJ family cysteine cluster protein, whose protein sequence is MSSRRAKEPWYKDGLSFECTKCGACCTGAPGYVWVTPEEIAALAEHRGETLDEFSMQFVRKVGRRYSLIERPGGDCIFWERGVGCTVYPARPVQCRTWPFWPENVETPEDWRHVTEICPGSGKGRHYSADEIITSIGMVRT, encoded by the coding sequence ATGAGCAGCCGTCGAGCCAAAGAACCCTGGTACAAGGACGGCCTCTCCTTCGAGTGCACCAAATGCGGCGCATGTTGCACCGGCGCGCCCGGATACGTCTGGGTGACGCCTGAAGAGATCGCCGCGTTGGCGGAACATCGGGGCGAAACGCTCGACGAATTCTCGATGCAGTTCGTGCGCAAGGTCGGTCGCCGCTACAGTTTGATCGAGCGGCCGGGCGGTGATTGCATCTTCTGGGAGCGTGGGGTCGGCTGCACCGTCTATCCGGCTCGCCCGGTTCAATGCCGGACCTGGCCGTTCTGGCCTGAGAACGTCGAGACTCCGGAGGACTGGCGGCACGTCACCGAGATCTGCCCTGGATCCGGCAAGGGGCGTCATTACTCGGCCGACGAGATCATCACGTCCATCGGGATGGTCCGGACATGA
- a CDS encoding HU family DNA-binding protein — translation MTKKEIVKRISEDIGLTQLKTKDIVQRTLDAIIQTLVTEGRIELRNFGVFEVKRRAPRKARNPRTGDKVYVPSKNVVTFKPGKEMEELVRKMNPDNLPLLEEGADADLEGNGTVEPVSEPQARSSKE, via the coding sequence GTGACGAAAAAAGAGATTGTGAAGAGAATCTCCGAGGACATCGGGCTTACGCAGCTCAAAACCAAGGACATCGTCCAGCGCACCCTGGACGCCATCATCCAGACTCTTGTCACCGAGGGCCGGATCGAGCTGCGGAATTTCGGCGTTTTCGAGGTTAAGCGTCGGGCTCCCCGCAAGGCGCGCAACCCTCGCACCGGCGACAAGGTGTACGTCCCCTCCAAGAACGTCGTCACCTTCAAGCCGGGCAAAGAGATGGAAGAATTGGTGCGAAAGATGAATCCGGACAATCTTCCCCTGTTGGAAGAAGGTGCGGATGCCGATCTAGAAGGCAACGGAACCGTCGAACCGGTTTCCGAGCCCCAGGCGCGTAGCTCGAAGGAGTGA
- a CDS encoding alpha/beta hydrolase: MATAKSLRRRIFVTVVPATVLLLISLYISICWITAERLTRPTNHLLDVDVCRLSDDAEPWSTRTQDGLTLRGWRLTSGERQPLIVLVHGMWNSRLEVAELGRDLHTLGFDVLLFDFRGHGESDPSRLTLGIQERLDLRAVLAWARRMGYAENRIGWLGYSMGAATLLLEAADNPSIRTAVVDSPYGDLPGLLDTQLPLHSGLPRWFNPGILACARMLYGLRAEELVPTEAASAWGNRPVFLIHGESDSIVPVEQALSLSRSLGAACATTILPGVEHVKAYETDPENYVEQVGQFFRRHLAP; this comes from the coding sequence ATGGCGACGGCGAAGAGCTTGCGGAGACGAATCTTCGTCACCGTGGTCCCCGCAACGGTGCTACTCCTGATCAGTCTCTACATATCGATCTGCTGGATCACGGCCGAGCGGCTGACGAGACCGACGAATCACCTTCTGGACGTCGACGTCTGCCGACTCAGCGACGACGCCGAACCCTGGTCGACTCGAACCCAGGACGGCCTCACCTTGCGCGGCTGGCGGTTGACGTCGGGCGAGCGGCAGCCGTTGATCGTGCTCGTCCATGGGATGTGGAACAGCCGACTGGAGGTGGCCGAACTCGGCCGCGATCTCCACACGCTGGGATTCGACGTCTTGCTCTTCGACTTCCGCGGCCACGGCGAAAGCGACCCGTCGCGGCTGACTCTGGGAATTCAAGAGCGCCTGGATTTACGGGCCGTTCTCGCATGGGCCCGGCGCATGGGATACGCCGAGAACCGGATCGGCTGGCTGGGCTACTCGATGGGAGCCGCGACGCTGCTCCTGGAGGCGGCCGACAATCCGTCGATTCGGACCGCCGTGGTGGACAGCCCTTACGGCGACCTCCCCGGCCTGCTCGACACGCAACTCCCCTTGCACAGCGGACTTCCCCGATGGTTCAACCCGGGAATCCTCGCCTGCGCACGAATGCTGTACGGCCTTCGTGCGGAAGAACTCGTCCCGACCGAGGCGGCGTCGGCATGGGGGAACCGGCCGGTGTTTCTGATCCACGGCGAGTCGGACTCGATCGTCCCCGTTGAACAGGCCCTTTCACTGAGCCGATCTCTTGGGGCGGCTTGCGCGACCACGATCTTGCCCGGCGTCGAACACGTCAAAGCCTATGAGACCGACCCGGAGAACTATGTAGAGCAGGTTGGCCAGTTTTTCCGTAGGCATTTGGCTCCCTGA